TGCTCTTCAGTGGCATATTTTGTTACAGCAATAATTTTGACATTAACATTACTTGTTTGTTCCTTGATTTTTTCTAGGTTTTCTTTGATACTCACATGCAAATAATCAACATCAAAATTAACTACATTATATAGAATCACTAACTTTAGATAACTTGTCAAGAAAAGTAAATCCTTTATTTACAAAAGAGAATTATAGATAATTGATTTTTGGGCCGAATTGGCCGAAATTACTTAAAAAATATCTTTGGTATCCTTCTTTTTGCAAAAGCACCTCTTATAATGTCTTCCATTGAGTTAGTTGATTTATGGGTAAGAGGAGTATTTTGAAATAAAGATTTTGAATCTTGATTTAATTCATCTAAAATTTTTTCCTGCAAATTAAGATTTCTGTCTATATTATTTAGCCTTTCTTTAAGCTCGTCAATTTTTGTTCTAATATCCTTTAAATTGTTTTCAGATTGTTTATTGTTCATTGTTATTTATTTGAAGTCTTTCTTCTTCATTTTTTATAAACTCTAATTTTTTGCAAATGCTATTTAAAATATCTGCTCTGTCATTTACCAAATCATAATCACAGGTAAGTTGAGCTGCTTTCATCTGATAAATAAGTAATTCAGCTTCAGAAATTAAATCTTTTTTTATTTCATTTAGACACATGACATGTCTCCTATAAGGCATACTGCCCTTAATAAGCAACTTATAAACTCAACTAAATATTTACTGAAATAGGTATAACCCTGAATCAGAGAATCAAAAAATTGGTAGCTCGAATTTGAATTTGCTATTATTACTAGTTGAGTGATAAAAGGACTAAAGCGTTACACAACTTAAAGCATTTGATGATTTATTCAGCAAATGCGAGCAAGTGAAAGGAATCGACAAACGGAAGCTCAAGCTTGTCTTGAGCATATAAAAGGAGCAATAAAATGGCAAAAATATACTATGACAATGATGCAAATCTTAATTTAATAAAAGATAAAACAATTGCAATAATTGGATATGGAAGTCAAGGTCATGCACATGCATTAAATCTTAGAGATTCAGGAGTTAAAAGAGTAGTTATTGGATCTTACAAAGGATCTAAAAGTGCATTAAGAGCCAAAGAATTAGGCTTTGAAGTCCTCTCTGTAAGTGATGCAACAAAAGCAGCTGATCTTATTATGATTCTTTTGCCTGATGAAAAGCATAAATCCGTCTATGAATCTGAAATAAAACCATATTTAAATAAAAACAAAGCGCTTATGGTAGCTCATGGTTTTAGTTTGCATTTTAAGCAAATAGTTCCTCCACCAGATGTTGACACTTTTATGGTAGCTCCAAAGGGTCCTGGCCACAGGCTTAGGGCAACTTATGAAATGGGTCATGGGGTGCCAAGTCTTATTGCTATTTACCAGGATGCATCTAAAAAAGCAAAGGACTTAGCTCTGGCATATGCAAAAGGAATTGGTGCAACAAGAGCTGGTGTTTTTGAAACTACTTTTAAAGAAGAAACTGAAACAGATTTGTTTGGTGAGCAA
This genomic interval from Candidatus Melainabacteria bacterium contains the following:
- the ilvC gene encoding ketol-acid reductoisomerase, encoding MAKIYYDNDANLNLIKDKTIAIIGYGSQGHAHALNLRDSGVKRVVIGSYKGSKSALRAKELGFEVLSVSDATKAADLIMILLPDEKHKSVYESEIKPYLNKNKALMVAHGFSLHFKQIVPPPDVDTFMVAPKGPGHRLRATYEMGHGVPSLIAIYQDASKKAKDLALAYAKGIGATRAGVFETTFKEETETDLFGEQAVLCGGLTSLIKAGFDTLVEAGYSPEMAYFECLHEVKLIVDLIYEGGLSKMRDSISNTAEYGDYTRGSRIIDSHVKENMKKILTEIQSGQFAKEWISENETSYQKNFNAFRKKEALLQIENIGKELRSKMSFLTPTSSSLKVPVVNK